In one Candidatus Hydrogenedentota bacterium genomic region, the following are encoded:
- a CDS encoding CPBP family intramembrane metalloprotease, which translates to MLGVIFIGLMLAHVVYSLTTSDQPDGEPLPPRVRMVHLVLQAPLFWLAVYFAYEQGVLSRDLVSPFYIGIGLVAGHLVFSISLLATHLSFRDSWTHVFDFGPIWNFTMDSPIVLTRFIGVALAEELIWRVGTQVILIEWFQKWMDPAWGTALGIVAAATCFVLVHKHFFKNSWHVSVEFSVFALLLGVLYYWTNSFILVMVIHAMRDIEIAYLEYLIKVEELGDEKAAADAIERSYMPMRPEKS; encoded by the coding sequence ATGCTGGGCGTTATCTTCATCGGCCTCATGTTAGCCCACGTAGTCTATTCGCTAACCACCAGCGACCAGCCGGATGGCGAACCCCTGCCCCCCCGGGTCCGAATGGTTCATCTGGTCCTGCAAGCACCGCTCTTTTGGCTGGCCGTCTATTTCGCGTATGAGCAAGGCGTTCTCTCGCGTGATTTGGTGTCCCCCTTCTACATCGGCATCGGACTCGTCGCCGGTCATCTCGTCTTCTCCATTTCCCTGCTCGCCACGCACTTGTCCTTTCGCGATTCGTGGACCCACGTCTTCGATTTCGGGCCCATCTGGAACTTCACGATGGACAGCCCGATTGTCCTCACCCGCTTCATCGGCGTCGCGCTTGCCGAAGAACTAATCTGGCGAGTGGGCACTCAGGTCATTCTGATTGAGTGGTTCCAGAAATGGATGGATCCCGCATGGGGAACAGCACTGGGAATCGTTGCCGCCGCGACGTGCTTCGTACTCGTTCATAAACATTTCTTCAAGAACTCGTGGCACGTCTCCGTCGAGTTCTCGGTGTTTGCGCTCTTGTTGGGCGTTCTCTATTACTGGACCAACAGCTTCATTCTCGTGATGGTTATTCATGCCATGCGCGACATCGAAATTGCCTATTTGGAATACCTCATCAAAGTCGAAGAACTCGGCGACGAAAAAGCCGCCGCCGATGCTATCGAACGATCTTATATGCCCATGAGGCCGGAGAAGTCATGA
- a CDS encoding GNAT family N-acetyltransferase, which produces MSLRLRRPDRDDLDSIVDWIGDPAFQALFYVGDDRVSQQIGQQILGMVGGGVTLALNPTGQFVVEADNEIVGLVSIQDLSWRNRSCTADVYLTPTFRDDQNAAKAYQALIAYCFDELNLHRVSVRVQPEAKTLHNALAGMGAKQEVVLKGHVVRSGEPKDVFEFGILRDEFAPKAAQETA; this is translated from the coding sequence ATGAGCCTGCGACTGCGACGTCCTGATCGCGATGATCTGGACAGCATTGTCGACTGGATCGGCGACCCGGCATTTCAAGCGCTCTTCTATGTGGGCGACGATCGGGTATCGCAACAAATCGGACAGCAAATCCTGGGGATGGTCGGCGGCGGCGTCACCCTCGCGCTCAATCCCACTGGACAGTTTGTTGTTGAGGCTGACAATGAAATCGTTGGGCTCGTCTCTATCCAGGATTTGAGCTGGCGCAATCGCTCCTGCACCGCAGACGTATATCTGACGCCTACGTTTAGAGACGATCAGAATGCAGCCAAAGCTTACCAAGCACTCATTGCGTATTGCTTCGATGAACTGAACCTCCACAGAGTAAGCGTTCGCGTGCAACCGGAGGCCAAGACACTCCACAACGCCCTGGCGGGCATGGGTGCGAAGCAGGAGGTCGTACTGAAGGGGCACGTTGTTCGTAGCGGCGAGCCCAAAGACGTTTTCGAATTTGGCATACTGCGTGACGAATTTGCCCCCAAAGCGGCACAGGAGACGGCATAG
- a CDS encoding ABC transporter ATP-binding protein, with translation MTSNCAIELRHVDKIFHTRHFFTPHEDTGVRHFHRKKVVHAVDDVSFTVESGQIFGLLGRNGAGKTTTVKMISGLIRPTSGAVYVDGLHVETKRLEVLRKIGVVLEGTRTCIWPLTPLENLAYFGNLRDVRGKVLRKRSRELLEFIGLKDKMNVQVRRLSRGQKQKLAVCIALITDPPVLLLDEPTTGLDVQSSRSIKDKIIEMTRTQGKCVLVTTHDMSVAQELCDRIGIIDGGKLITCRSTGDLLDVFSDLDFEIRLDRLPDLIPLQEIPGVLQVEPRQVDGEAEVLVRVSHDPELRSRALFSTMQYLNNAEVRLRSITQRQQTLEEVFLRLTSGSSDRSSGS, from the coding sequence ATGACATCGAATTGCGCAATAGAGCTCCGGCATGTCGATAAGATCTTCCACACGCGCCATTTCTTCACGCCGCACGAAGATACCGGGGTCCGTCACTTCCACCGCAAGAAGGTTGTTCATGCGGTGGATGACGTTTCCTTCACCGTCGAAAGTGGACAGATCTTCGGACTCCTCGGCCGCAATGGCGCGGGCAAGACGACTACAGTCAAGATGATCTCGGGATTGATCCGGCCCACTTCCGGTGCCGTATACGTAGACGGACTGCACGTAGAAACGAAGCGACTGGAAGTACTCCGAAAGATTGGCGTGGTGCTCGAAGGAACCCGCACCTGCATCTGGCCGCTCACGCCCCTGGAAAACCTGGCGTACTTTGGCAACCTGCGTGATGTCCGCGGCAAAGTCCTTCGGAAGCGCAGCCGCGAACTGCTCGAATTTATTGGCCTGAAGGATAAGATGAATGTGCAGGTGCGTCGTCTCTCCCGCGGGCAGAAGCAGAAGCTTGCCGTGTGTATTGCCTTGATCACGGACCCCCCCGTTTTATTGCTGGACGAACCCACCACCGGGCTCGACGTCCAAAGCAGCCGCTCCATCAAAGACAAGATCATAGAAATGACGCGGACGCAAGGTAAGTGTGTGCTTGTCACGACGCACGACATGAGCGTAGCGCAAGAGCTCTGCGATCGGATCGGCATTATTGACGGCGGCAAACTGATCACGTGCCGCTCCACCGGCGACCTCCTGGACGTTTTCTCAGACTTAGATTTTGAGATTCGGCTGGATCGGCTTCCGGATCTTATCCCCCTGCAAGAAATACCGGGGGTATTGCAGGTCGAGCCGCGTCAAGTAGACGGTGAAGCAGAGGTTCTTGTGCGCGTCTCGCACGACCCGGAACTGCGCTCAAGAGCCTTGTTTTCTACCATGCAGTATCTGAACAACGCAGAAGTCAGACTGCGTTCCATCACCCAGCGTCAGCAGACACTTGAAGAAGTATTTCTTCGTTTGACGTCTGGTTCGAGCGATCGTTCAAGCGGTTCATAA
- a CDS encoding ABC transporter permease, which produces MGFFLVMKAEVVRSLIIMRRYWFATATGIVIAYAMFMTLIFGFMKGVVDPGWAERATGTTLGLVIGMFAFGIAGIFTQGLQTMARSGELEQLCMSPHGLIANFMARSCVGAAVSILSWTVLLALISATLKTKLHIAPVPIVMLLILTYINLIGFGFMVGGLVLVFKQTGQVAMILRMALMGIAVTVSEKIYEWPAPLRILAHMAPISDATICLKRVLLDGAGMGIVTHASFFCLIISCVVWTTLGLACFKFMENWSRDKGTLGVY; this is translated from the coding sequence ATGGGTTTCTTTCTGGTAATGAAAGCGGAAGTCGTGCGTTCGCTGATCATCATGCGACGCTACTGGTTTGCCACCGCTACAGGAATTGTCATCGCTTACGCCATGTTCATGACGCTCATTTTTGGCTTCATGAAGGGCGTCGTAGATCCCGGGTGGGCTGAACGCGCCACAGGCACCACCCTGGGATTAGTGATCGGAATGTTTGCATTCGGAATTGCCGGCATTTTCACGCAAGGCCTTCAGACCATGGCCCGCAGCGGTGAATTGGAGCAACTCTGCATGAGTCCTCACGGACTAATTGCAAACTTCATGGCACGTTCGTGCGTAGGAGCCGCCGTTAGTATTCTGTCTTGGACCGTCCTCCTTGCATTGATATCCGCCACACTTAAGACCAAGTTGCACATAGCGCCAGTCCCCATCGTAATGCTGTTGATTTTGACCTATATTAATCTTATCGGATTCGGATTCATGGTCGGCGGGCTCGTCCTCGTCTTCAAGCAGACTGGGCAAGTAGCCATGATTCTACGGATGGCCCTGATGGGCATTGCAGTCACGGTCTCCGAGAAAATCTACGAGTGGCCGGCGCCGCTTCGAATCCTTGCGCACATGGCCCCCATCAGTGACGCGACTATCTGCCTGAAACGCGTTCTCCTGGATGGAGCGGGCATGGGGATCGTTACGCACGCCTCCTTCTTTTGCTTGATCATCAGTTGCGTCGTCTGGACCACACTGGGTCTGGCGTGCTTCAAGTTTATGGAGAATTGGAGCCGCGATAAGGGCACACTGGGAGTCTATTGA
- a CDS encoding GNAT family N-acetyltransferase: MIIGEHSVIRAAEPDDAYSLIQLYDSETPRSFLLGPAREVMTPNRDELREILTRRDLVTGTFFVVEDKQGEIQGSAVFRGAKLESEFAEIVLALGRDEAYQSPLAHEVFLYLRRVAFVDKKLNKIVSHCLSTETASRAFLLSHGFRSDGVQRDMTYARGRYYDLEAFSLFRRDVLEELEAELDEPATATS, encoded by the coding sequence ATGATTATCGGCGAGCACTCTGTCATTCGCGCGGCTGAACCCGACGATGCCTATTCGTTGATACAGCTCTATGACTCCGAAACCCCTCGCTCATTCCTTCTGGGGCCCGCTCGCGAAGTCATGACTCCCAACCGCGACGAATTGCGGGAGATACTCACCCGCCGGGATTTGGTGACCGGAACATTCTTTGTCGTCGAAGACAAGCAGGGCGAAATCCAGGGTAGTGCCGTGTTTCGGGGCGCGAAGCTCGAATCCGAATTTGCCGAAATCGTCCTCGCGCTAGGGCGTGACGAGGCCTACCAGAGCCCGCTGGCTCACGAAGTTTTCCTCTATCTCAGGCGAGTCGCGTTCGTGGACAAAAAACTCAACAAGATCGTGTCGCATTGCTTGTCCACGGAAACAGCGTCGCGCGCCTTCTTGCTCTCACACGGATTTCGGAGCGACGGTGTCCAGCGAGACATGACGTATGCTCGGGGCAGATACTACGACCTGGAGGCATTCTCGTTATTTCGGCGGGATGTGCTCGAAGAACTGGAGGCAGAACTCGATGAGCCTGCGACTGCGACGTCCTGA
- a CDS encoding SPASM domain-containing protein produces MPKEALHRFEEAGKRFAIDPETCFCFECDEISWDVLEYYPFTSVNRICHLLNGKHDVKELEEVVGELEWLRSTKAILPHIKREDFRKEVVVEQGLKRLSVRLPRESTETAVRKKGWFGGATITSSSARDFGRDAIALLLGRSGDQKELRLEFLEEESVHNGALLADLSTQALKTAALAGKKLIVELRVHGLTLAKTPEFLEGHAISALLEFSDPEGVATGLRAFSESAPDTLPRLLKALQPDAPGVSGRIVIRPNHPRFSTAVEELEKAGFSFIELDLDGAYVANPSLDPNEMLVSLKRTAVYYAKQLLQQKYTRLDPIAPLFYRIYDGKPLRRADLSGSNEMAIDTDGGIYPSWRFLGNADLRIGSLESAEMRESVRCRFDEVGAATTGVCRRCWARNLCGGGSTAVHQALSGSFRKPHDTWCNAQRSWMASAVAAFNLLSSEGVNFSRMYGVLARTSKPSIFTLVKAAFRMTIGMRPIAEADAEMLMDWENWNTASYFLFNETGVFLASKYDREMDALHSKGMDQELLLLKRDGTPFGIVKLRPERVQGAARAWVYIHDPADYASEDVRKGFRTILKEASTSQSIRRVTVPAAAYESELQAFLEAVGFAKEGVQREALFIHDAYHDVSIYGLSTEQL; encoded by the coding sequence ATGCCGAAGGAAGCGCTTCACCGATTCGAAGAAGCAGGAAAACGATTCGCAATCGATCCCGAAACCTGCTTCTGTTTCGAATGCGACGAGATTTCGTGGGACGTTTTGGAGTACTACCCGTTCACGTCGGTGAACCGCATTTGTCACCTACTTAATGGTAAGCACGATGTCAAAGAGCTGGAAGAGGTCGTTGGGGAGCTGGAATGGCTGCGCTCCACCAAGGCCATCCTGCCGCATATCAAACGTGAGGACTTCCGCAAAGAAGTCGTTGTCGAACAAGGCCTCAAGCGGCTATCGGTACGGCTTCCAAGAGAATCCACGGAGACCGCCGTCCGGAAGAAGGGCTGGTTTGGTGGCGCTACAATTACGTCCAGTTCGGCTCGCGACTTCGGTCGCGACGCCATTGCGTTGTTGCTGGGAAGATCCGGTGACCAAAAGGAACTGCGGCTGGAGTTCCTGGAAGAAGAATCGGTTCATAATGGCGCGCTGCTGGCGGATCTCAGCACTCAGGCGCTAAAGACCGCCGCACTCGCTGGAAAGAAGTTGATTGTTGAGCTTCGTGTGCACGGCCTGACGCTGGCAAAGACTCCGGAGTTCCTGGAAGGGCACGCAATCAGTGCCCTCCTTGAATTTTCCGACCCCGAAGGCGTGGCCACGGGGCTACGCGCGTTCTCCGAGAGTGCTCCAGATACCTTGCCTCGACTCCTCAAAGCTCTACAGCCGGATGCCCCCGGTGTCTCGGGCCGCATTGTCATCCGCCCCAATCATCCTCGGTTCTCGACCGCCGTCGAGGAGTTGGAGAAGGCAGGTTTCTCATTCATCGAACTGGATCTGGACGGGGCATACGTAGCAAATCCCTCGCTCGACCCGAATGAAATGCTGGTCAGCTTGAAGAGGACCGCCGTCTATTACGCCAAACAGTTGCTGCAGCAGAAATACACCCGGCTCGATCCCATCGCGCCCCTCTTCTATCGAATCTACGATGGCAAGCCGCTCCGCCGCGCGGATCTCAGCGGCTCCAATGAAATGGCCATCGATACAGACGGCGGCATTTATCCGTCGTGGCGCTTTTTAGGCAACGCAGACCTTCGTATTGGCTCGCTGGAAAGCGCAGAGATGCGCGAGAGTGTCCGTTGCCGTTTTGATGAAGTGGGCGCTGCAACAACAGGCGTGTGCAGGCGCTGCTGGGCACGTAACCTGTGCGGCGGCGGCAGTACCGCCGTACACCAGGCGCTTTCCGGCTCGTTCCGGAAACCTCACGACACGTGGTGCAACGCGCAGCGCTCATGGATGGCCAGCGCCGTTGCCGCGTTCAACCTCCTTTCCAGCGAAGGCGTCAACTTCTCTCGCATGTACGGCGTGCTCGCACGAACTTCGAAGCCCTCCATTTTCACGCTCGTGAAAGCGGCCTTCCGCATGACTATCGGCATGCGGCCCATCGCGGAGGCCGACGCGGAAATGCTCATGGACTGGGAAAACTGGAACACGGCCTCCTACTTCCTGTTCAACGAGACCGGCGTCTTTCTCGCGTCGAAATACGACCGGGAAATGGATGCGCTTCACTCCAAGGGCATGGACCAGGAACTTCTGCTCCTTAAGCGCGATGGCACACCCTTTGGTATCGTAAAGTTGCGGCCTGAACGCGTTCAGGGCGCAGCACGCGCGTGGGTGTATATCCACGACCCCGCTGACTACGCTTCGGAGGATGTAAGAAAAGGATTCCGTACCATCCTTAAGGAAGCAAGCACCAGCCAGTCCATCCGCAGGGTAACAGTCCCGGCGGCCGCTTATGAGTCTGAGCTTCAAGCGTTCTTGGAAGCAGTGGGATTTGCCAAGGAAGGTGTCCAGCGGGAAGCGTTGTTTATCCACGACGCTTACCACGACGTCTCCATTTACGGACTCTCCACCGAGCAGCTTTAG
- a CDS encoding ABC transporter permease — protein MPSAFLPIAALIRRELVSSLRERKFYALLAVLVFLAATFVLLSYPDRTLTPLLLSMVSRGMFVFVIHFLAIGALVVIPATSGSAIVSEREEGTLDLLAMTSAKPWHVVTAKLANSVGHYLLIIIALMPIAAASYFLVGLDNDLLWNVLFLISATTLSCAAAGVMCSCLFKRPAVAVGTSYLCMLTILGLPMLLLLVVLALFDIFRLQDSMDWFAQYVSPYIAFSQMTSYPNYRPSIVNPMSVASACGSFHSALAIALIILTHQLVARRWGKSESPERRRTKLTKVGPVRGSGRVRVFSTRANPVYLKEVWFEMSVRKRTGLLTFVTPFLLAFSATTLIVLCRYVNADEYSYADAFAGWQLLQAVLMPALLVAVMGNIFTKEHERDTFDCIRVTTLGPEKVFTGKMHASIQVALTIVFAAALGSIPLLFLPQISKITIVLGFLMLAECMLIAWACALFASSMHRKMTWAFVTAYVSSAMFIVGIAAVAAAILSWLRVTDSRGMDRVVYCISPLSAFLSRISVGYMGVQPGNTEGAVIEALALAYPAMVALVSAALSYLGFLTTYRKSPTLRPLVKHLSVRMTPGQPSSLGQAPSSNP, from the coding sequence ATGCCAAGCGCATTTCTGCCCATTGCGGCCCTCATTCGCCGCGAGCTAGTGTCGAGTCTGCGGGAGCGCAAGTTTTACGCGCTGTTGGCGGTACTAGTGTTCTTGGCGGCAACTTTCGTCCTCCTCAGTTATCCCGATCGCACTCTCACGCCATTACTGTTGTCGATGGTATCGCGTGGGATGTTCGTGTTCGTCATCCACTTTCTCGCAATCGGTGCACTTGTCGTCATCCCCGCGACTTCAGGAAGTGCCATCGTGTCGGAACGCGAGGAAGGCACGCTGGATCTCCTGGCCATGACAAGTGCCAAACCCTGGCACGTGGTCACTGCAAAACTCGCAAACTCAGTAGGGCATTATCTGCTGATTATCATCGCCCTAATGCCTATTGCCGCGGCATCGTATTTTCTTGTGGGACTTGACAATGACTTGCTTTGGAACGTCCTCTTCCTCATCAGTGCAACGACGTTATCCTGCGCTGCTGCCGGCGTAATGTGTTCTTGCCTCTTCAAAAGGCCGGCTGTGGCCGTCGGTACCAGTTATCTCTGCATGCTGACGATTCTTGGCCTCCCGATGCTGCTCCTTCTCGTCGTGCTGGCGCTTTTCGACATTTTCCGCTTGCAGGACAGCATGGACTGGTTTGCCCAGTATGTCTCGCCCTACATCGCATTCTCGCAAATGACTTCGTATCCGAATTACCGCCCTTCGATAGTCAATCCGATGAGCGTTGCTTCTGCCTGCGGCAGTTTCCATAGTGCCTTGGCCATCGCATTAATCATCTTGACACACCAGCTTGTGGCGCGAAGATGGGGAAAGTCCGAATCCCCGGAGAGGCGGCGCACAAAGCTCACAAAGGTAGGTCCTGTTCGAGGTTCTGGGCGGGTGCGAGTCTTCTCGACACGTGCCAATCCCGTATACCTCAAAGAAGTCTGGTTTGAGATGTCTGTACGCAAGCGAACAGGCCTGCTGACGTTCGTCACACCATTCTTGTTGGCATTCTCAGCGACCACGCTCATTGTGCTGTGCCGCTACGTCAATGCAGACGAGTATTCGTACGCTGATGCTTTCGCGGGATGGCAATTGCTTCAAGCTGTCCTAATGCCCGCCTTGTTGGTTGCTGTGATGGGCAATATCTTCACGAAAGAACACGAACGCGATACCTTCGATTGCATTCGCGTTACGACCTTGGGTCCGGAAAAAGTCTTCACAGGAAAGATGCACGCATCGATCCAGGTCGCCCTCACCATAGTTTTCGCTGCGGCGCTTGGTTCCATTCCGCTGCTCTTCCTACCGCAAATATCGAAGATCACCATAGTATTAGGCTTTCTCATGCTGGCGGAGTGCATGCTGATCGCTTGGGCGTGCGCCCTATTCGCCTCCAGCATGCATCGGAAGATGACCTGGGCCTTTGTTACGGCCTATGTATCCAGCGCCATGTTCATAGTCGGAATAGCAGCAGTTGCTGCTGCTATTTTGTCCTGGTTAAGGGTAACCGACTCGCGCGGTATGGACAGGGTCGTCTATTGCATCTCCCCCCTATCTGCTTTCTTGTCTCGAATCAGCGTCGGGTACATGGGGGTACAACCTGGCAACACCGAAGGCGCCGTGATTGAAGCCTTGGCATTGGCCTATCCGGCGATGGTTGCGTTGGTATCAGCAGCCTTGAGCTATCTTGGATTCCTGACTACCTATCGTAAGTCTCCTACGTTGCGTCCGCTCGTCAAGCACCTATCCGTCAGAATGACCCCAGGTCAGCCGTCTTCACTCGGCCAAGCCCCGTCATCCAACCCGTAA
- a CDS encoding glutamate synthase subunit beta: MRPNKEKGFMTYKRELPPEEPKDKRVRHWDEFVEEFADEKMRDQGYRCMDCGVPFCQSGCPLGNIIPDFNDLIKDNDWEGALAKLHSTNNFPEFTGRVCPAPCESSCVLGITEPPVTIKLNERAIGDHAIKNGWIKPEPPAFRSGKKVAVVGSGPAGLAAAQQLCRAGHSVTVFERDEEPGGLLMYGIPDFKLNKTHVRRRIDQMKAEGVEFKCGVSVGKDIPATDLEKQFDAVLITTGSTKPRDLPIPGRELDGIHFAMDFLTQQNRRVSGKKIDKAEISAKDKNVVILGGGDTGSDCHGTSIRQGAKEVWSLELLPRPPEGANPTTPWPLWPVILRTSTSHAEGGKRDWSILTKKFTGENGKVKKLHAIRIEWTEPDANGRREMKEIPGSEMEFDCDLVLLALGFVHPEHDVPTQLGLELDERKNIKAAFGSYRTSKDKIFAAGDARRGQSLVVWAIHEGREAARAIDIYLMGHSDLPSAYSYGYDAVELNV; this comes from the coding sequence ATGCGTCCAAATAAAGAAAAGGGCTTCATGACCTACAAGAGGGAGCTTCCTCCCGAGGAGCCCAAGGACAAGCGCGTCCGCCACTGGGACGAGTTTGTCGAGGAGTTCGCCGACGAGAAGATGCGGGACCAGGGCTATCGCTGCATGGACTGCGGCGTGCCTTTCTGTCAATCCGGTTGTCCGTTAGGGAACATCATTCCCGACTTCAACGATCTCATCAAGGACAACGATTGGGAAGGGGCGCTTGCCAAGCTGCACTCCACGAACAATTTCCCGGAATTCACGGGCCGCGTCTGCCCCGCTCCGTGCGAATCCTCGTGCGTGCTCGGGATTACCGAACCCCCGGTCACCATCAAGCTCAATGAACGCGCCATCGGCGACCATGCCATCAAGAACGGTTGGATCAAGCCCGAACCTCCGGCGTTTCGCAGCGGCAAGAAAGTCGCGGTTGTCGGCTCCGGCCCGGCCGGTCTGGCGGCTGCGCAGCAATTGTGTCGCGCCGGTCACAGCGTGACGGTGTTCGAGCGCGATGAAGAGCCTGGCGGCTTGCTCATGTACGGCATCCCCGATTTCAAGCTCAACAAGACGCATGTCCGCCGCCGCATCGATCAAATGAAGGCGGAAGGCGTTGAGTTCAAGTGCGGTGTCAGTGTCGGCAAGGACATTCCCGCGACTGACCTGGAGAAGCAATTCGACGCCGTGCTCATCACGACGGGTTCGACAAAACCGCGCGATCTGCCGATTCCCGGCCGCGAACTCGACGGCATCCATTTCGCCATGGATTTCCTAACCCAGCAAAATCGCCGCGTTTCCGGCAAGAAGATCGACAAGGCCGAAATCTCGGCGAAGGACAAAAACGTCGTCATTCTCGGGGGCGGCGATACCGGTTCCGACTGCCACGGTACGAGCATCCGCCAGGGCGCCAAGGAAGTCTGGTCCCTCGAACTCCTGCCGCGTCCGCCTGAGGGTGCAAACCCAACCACGCCGTGGCCGCTGTGGCCCGTCATCCTTCGCACGTCGACAAGTCACGCGGAAGGCGGCAAGCGCGACTGGAGTATCCTCACGAAGAAGTTTACCGGCGAGAACGGCAAGGTCAAGAAGCTTCATGCAATCCGCATTGAATGGACCGAGCCTGATGCAAACGGCCGGCGCGAAATGAAAGAGATCCCCGGCAGCGAAATGGAGTTCGACTGCGATCTCGTCCTGCTAGCGCTCGGATTCGTCCATCCCGAGCACGATGTGCCGACCCAGCTCGGCCTCGAACTCGACGAACGCAAGAACATCAAGGCCGCGTTTGGCTCTTACCGCACGAGCAAAGACAAGATCTTCGCCGCGGGAGACGCGCGCCGGGGTCAGTCGCTGGTCGTGTGGGCCATCCACGAAGGCCGTGAAGCCGCCCGCGCCATTGACATCTATCTCATGGGGCATTCCGACCTGCCCAGCGCCTATTCCTACGGATACGACGCCGTGGAATTGAACGTGTAG
- a CDS encoding GNAT family N-acetyltransferase yields MALKSSVFLRRADRDDLETVVAWMEDPAFQRFLYGDPARSPKQIREQIIGMLGRANPMSMPAAVYCMADSKKLGPVGLFQVVNISWRNRSCNLDSYICEKRRNGFHGAIAFFRMLDYCFTVLNMHRVNIYIYGFNARSWRIFEFSGTPRELVLEEHVARDGKLYAMYGYGVLREDFERLKEINSKSFRGGDLRSMINDLRELTDSEATA; encoded by the coding sequence ATGGCGCTCAAATCCAGCGTTTTCCTGCGTCGAGCCGATCGCGACGATCTCGAAACGGTCGTCGCATGGATGGAAGACCCCGCTTTTCAGCGATTCCTCTATGGCGACCCTGCGCGCTCTCCCAAGCAGATTCGCGAGCAGATTATCGGTATGCTCGGCCGCGCCAACCCCATGTCCATGCCCGCGGCAGTGTACTGCATGGCAGACTCCAAGAAACTGGGGCCCGTGGGACTGTTCCAGGTTGTGAACATCAGTTGGCGCAACCGCTCCTGCAATCTGGATTCCTACATCTGCGAAAAGCGTCGCAATGGGTTCCACGGTGCAATCGCATTTTTCCGCATGCTGGACTACTGCTTTACAGTCCTCAACATGCACCGGGTCAACATCTACATTTACGGGTTCAATGCCCGTTCGTGGCGAATTTTCGAATTCTCGGGCACTCCGCGCGAACTCGTCCTCGAAGAGCACGTCGCTCGTGACGGCAAGCTCTACGCCATGTACGGATATGGTGTCTTGAGAGAAGATTTCGAACGATTGAAAGAAATAAACTCGAAGTCGTTTCGCGGTGGCGACCTGCGCAGCATGATCAACGATCTTCGTGAACTGACCGATTCGGAGGCGACTGCCTGA